From one Culex quinquefasciatus strain JHB chromosome 3, VPISU_Cqui_1.0_pri_paternal, whole genome shotgun sequence genomic stretch:
- the LOC6034049 gene encoding gamma-aminobutyric acid receptor-associated protein → MKFQYKEEHPFEKRKAEGDKIRRKYPDRVPVIVEKAPKARIGDLDKKKYLVPSDLTVGQFYFLIRKRIHLRPEDALFFFVNNVIPPTSATMDLYQEHHEEDYFLYIAYSDENVYGSH, encoded by the exons ATGAAGTTCCAGTACAAGGAAGAGCATCCCTTCGAGAAGCGAAAGGCCGAGGGTGATAAAATTCGCCGTAAATATCCGGACCGTGTGCCA GTTATTGTCGAAAAGGCCCCTAAAGCGCGCATTGGTGACTTGGACAAAAAGAAGTACTTGGTGCCATCCGACTTGACGGTTGGTCAGTTTTACTTCTTAATCCGCAAGCGGATCCACCTGAGGCCAGAAGATGCATTGTTTTTCTTCGTTAATAACGTAATTCCACCAACATCTGCTACCATGGATCTCTATCAG gaaCACCACGAGGAGGACTATTTTCTGTACATCGCCTATTCCGACGAGAACGTGTACGGATCCCATTAA
- the LOC119769410 gene encoding uncharacterized protein K02A2.6-like — protein MKRRLRLKVWWPRLDKDVEKYVKQCKCCTLVSGQNPPEPLQTTKMPDRPWADLAADFLGPLPSGHNLLVIVDYFSRFTEIIVMKQITAAQTVRALHETFCRFGFPESLKTDNGPQFISSELQRFCSQFGIDHRKTTPYWPQANGEVERMNRNIVKRLKISQETDGSDWQWDLRMFTLMHNSTPHSTTGAPPSTLMFGRVLKDKLPGLVTKGHKILEEIIDRDAEKKLKGAEYTDKRRQARASELEVRDTVVAKRVHKENKLSTAFDPEELTIIGKTGSSLTVKSRDTGRIYQRNVSHLKKIPIGLDQTTDAEGQLDGAEDQPSDDGEQSHLNPSNNVELRPRRAMKRPAHFDDYEINNLF, from the exons ATGAAAAGGCGGCTGCGATTGAAGGTGTGGTGGCCTCGTCTTGACAAAGATGTTGAGAAGTACGTCAAGCAATGCAAGTGTTGTACACTCGTTTCTGGACAAAACCCACCAGAACCCCTGCAAACAACGAAGATGCCGGACCGTCCCTGGGCCGACCTCGCCGCGGACTTCCTTGGCCCTTTGCCATCAGGACATAATCTGCTGGTGATTGTAGACTATTTTAGTCGGTTTACCGAGATAATTGTAATGAAGCAGATAACAGCAGCGCAAACGGTTCGTGCGTTGCATGAAACATTCTGTCGCTTTGGTTTCCCAGAATCCCTGAAGACCGACAACGGACCACAGTTCATAAGCTCCGAGTTACAGAGATTCTGCAGTCAATTTGGAATCGACCACCGAAAGACCACCCCGTATTGGCCACAGGCCAATGGTGAGGTGGAACGCATGAACCGGAATATAGTGAAAAGACTGAAAATCAGCCAGGAAACGGACGGCTCGGATTGGCAGTGGGATCTCCGGATGTTCACGCTCATGCACAACTCAACTCCTCACTCAACAACGGGAGCACCACCTTCGACTCTAATGTTCGGGCGTGTTCTGAAGGATAAACTGCCGGGATTAGTAACAAAAGGGCACAAGATCTTGGAAGAGATCATCGATCGAGACGCGGAGAAGAAACTTAAGGGAGCTGAGTACACGGATAAACGCCGCCAAGCCAGAGCAAGCGAGTTGGAGGTCAGGGACACCGTTGTGGCCAAACGGGTTCATAAGGAGAACAAGTTGTCGACCGCTTTTGACCCAGAAGAACTGACAATCATTGGTAAGACGGGATCAAGCTTAACAGTGAAGTCTCGAGACACAGGAAGGATTTATCAAAGGAATGTCTCTCACTTGAAAAAGATTCCCATAG GTCTCGATCAGACGACGGACGCAGAAGGACAACTAGACGGAGCTGAGGATCAACCATCCGATGACGGGGAACAGTCACACCTCAACCCAAGCAATAACGTTGAACTACGACCGCGACGGGCTATGAAACGTCCAGCACACTTCGATGATTACGAaatcaataatttgttttaa